Below is a genomic region from Planctomycetota bacterium.
CCTGCAGTTCGCGGAAGGACGCGTCCTCACGTTCGTTCCGCCGCTCGTGCAGAATCTCGAAATCCCGATCGCCGCGCCGCGAAGCCGGTATCAGCTGAACTACGTCTCGGAGCTGGACGCCTTCGGGTGGAGGACGGGGCTCCTGGACCTTCTTTTCGCGCGGCCGGGCGACTGCATGGGAAACTGGGGCTGCGCGGTACCGCGCTCGGGGTTCGTGCTTCAGCAGAGCGAAGTCCTGGCGGCCCACCTTCAGGCGATCCGGGCTGGGAGGGTGGCGGCGCGGCCCTGGGGCCGCGTGGTGATCTATCCCTACGCGTACGAGCCGCGGCTGGGGCACTTCGTCCAGATGGCGGCGCCGGCCGTCAAGGCGTGCGTTTCCATCGGGCATCCCGATCTGGCGGCGCTGGAGCGGGGGTCCGGTTCCCGTCCCGGCGCGTATCTTTTCGTTCATTGGGGTCTTTTCGAAGCGTGCCGGCGGTGCCTGCCCGTGCGCTTCCTGCCCCCGAGGCCGCCGCGGTGAGGTGGTGGGACGCTCGGGCGCGGGCGCACGCGGCGCTCCTGAGCGCCCATGCGGCCGCGGTGGGGGCGACGGCCGACGACGGGCCGCTGCGCTGGGGGGCCTGGTCGGGCGCGGCGCTCCTGGCCGGACTCGTCCTTCGACCGCCGGGAGGAGTCCGCGCGGGGAGCGATCCCTTGCTCCTCGGGGAGATCCCCTGTCGGTCCGAAGGTTTTCTCGTCGGCCGTGGGTACGAATGGACTTCCGCCGCCGCGCAGGAGGCGCTGGAGCAGGGCCGTGCGGCGCCGCGTCCGGAGGGGGATCTGGTTCTCCCCGCGTCCCTCTTCGAACAGCACGTTCTCATCCTCGGAACGACCGGAACCGGGAAGACGCGGCTTCTCGAACTTCTGGCGCTTCAGGCCGTGGCGCGCGGCGAGACGACGGTGGTGATCGATCCGAAGGGCGATGACGGCCTCGAAACGCGCATCCGTCGGGCGGCCGGGGACCGCTTTCGTCTTTTTTCCCTGCCGCACCCGCGGCGGAGCGTGCGGTACAACCCCATCGGCCGCTATCGGGACGTGCGCGAGGTGGCGGACCGGATCGCGGCGCTCCTGCCCTCCTCCGGGGACGCGCTTCCCTTCCGGAATTTCGGCTGGGAGATCGTCCACACCGCGGCGCGCGAAATGCACGGGCGGACGCCCATGACGCTGCGGAATCTCAAGCGCGCGGCGATCGACCGGCCCGTGGGGCCTCTGGCGGCGCGCCCGCGGGAGCATTACCTCAAGACGGCCAGCGCGCTGATTCCCGTCCTTTCGAAGCTCGCGACGGATCAGCTTTCGCCCGAGGACGGCGGGCTCA
It encodes:
- a CDS encoding type IV secretion system DNA-binding domain-containing protein; the protein is MRWWDARARAHAALLSAHAAAVGATADDGPLRWGAWSGAALLAGLVLRPPGGVRAGSDPLLLGEIPCRSEGFLVGRGYEWTSAAAQEALEQGRAAPRPEGDLVLPASLFEQHVLILGTTGTGKTRLLELLALQAVARGETTVVIDPKGDDGLETRIRRAAGDRFRLFSLPHPRRSVRYNPIGRYRDVREVADRIAALLPSSGDALPFRNFGWEIVHTAAREMHGRTPMTLRNLKRAAIDRPVGPLAARPREHYLKTASALIPVLSKLATDQLSPEDGGLTWEAADEGRWAVYFSLGSLLGYETASAVAKMALLDLQSYVGGRYAYAKGRTPMWLFVDELGDVATPELVNLLNKSRGAGLRVVACGQTAADLEAALGSRARALQALGNANTVFQFRAQSAPDAEVFARMAGERLLRTRSEGAAYEPALLGSGFRTVDDFRARFSESFEWRDRPLVPPAALVELPRFHYFARWEGRVYRGRTALVS